The segment CTGTTAACAAAAAGCAAGCGACTACACCTCAACAATCGCAAACAGCTTCCTCGCCGTCGTTGCCTGCTACTCCGAGCAACAACGTTGTTCAAGGCTCTAACCGAGGAGGGCCAACGGTTCTAGAAAGAGTATACATCCCCGTCTATCAACCGCCCCAGACGCGATATATTTCTCCTAATTTTTCTGTTCCTCCGACCCCAAAGGCAGCAAAACCATATACTGTCCCACAAGTAGCAAAACCATACACTGTACCAACCGCAGTAAAACCTCAAAGATCGCCGCAAGCAGCGATCGCCCCACGCGCCTTACAAGCAGCGATCGCCCCACGCGCCTTACAAGCAGCGATCGCCCCGCGATCCTTACAAGCAGCGATCGCCCCGCGATCCTTACAAGCAGCGATCGCCCCGCGATCCTTACAAGCCATCCCCCTACCTCCACCAAAACCAGCAACACTCCCACAAGGTTCACCAGTAGCAACCGTCCCCCTACGCCCTCCAGCCCCACCAAGTCCTCGACGCTCCTTAGTTGCCTCAGCATCAATTACTCCTAAACCCCTACAGCCCAAACCTGGCAAGGCTATCCCAGCCCCGGTAGCTGTAGCACCTAGACCAACTGCCGTTCCCAAAGCGGTTGCAACACCTGTAACGCGCCCCTCCCCCTCACAAACGATTGAACAGGCAGCGGCTTCTAATCCAGCCGTAGAAACCAAACACACCCTTGTGGGGTTGCTGGAATTAGGCGATAACTCTGCCGCCTTGTTTGACATCGGCGGCGTGACTCAACGCATCCAGGTAGGTCAAGGCATTGGCTCTAGCGGCTGGGCTTTAGTGAACGTCGCTAACCAGGAAGCGATGATCCGACGCAATGGTGAAGTGCGCTCGATTTACGTTGGGCAGAAATTCTGAAAAATGAAAAAGGCAAAAGAAATTGTTTCTTTTGCCTTTTTCATTTTTCGGGCAAAAGAAACAATTTGTATGTTCTTTTTCTTTTGCCTTTTTACTTTTAGACTACCGAGACAATCATCCCCTCATGGGCAAGGAACGCACCAGGGCAAGCTTCTTGGACTTGAATAGCCACGTTGTCTAGAAAGTCATCGCTGTGGTTAGGCTCGTGGTGGAAGACAGCAAGGCGCTTAACCCCAGCAGCTTGCGCCACTTTCACGCCTTCCTGCCACGTCGAGTGACCCCAGCCGTACTTGGGCGATTTAGGATTGCTATACTCTTCATCCGTGTACATCGCATCATAGATGAGTACCTCGGCTTCACGAGCTAAGTGCAGCACATTTTCATCAAGGCGATCCGGGAGATGTTCTGTATCAGTACAGTAGAAAACGGAATGTCCCTGCCACGTCACGCGATAGCCCATCGCTCCATTGGGATGGTTGAGCGGGCGCGTCTCAATCGTGATATCATCCAGCTTGAAAGTCTCGCCGCATATCAACTCATAAAAATTCAGGTCAGCATGCATCCCCTCAAGCGGTACGGGAGAATTGGAGTGCAGCACCCGTTCGCAAAAATGCTGTTTCATGGATGAAGCATCGGCGGGAAGCGCCCCGTGAATGTGGAAGCAATTACCCTCCCTAAAGGCTGGGGTAAAAAATGGCACTCCTTGAATGTGATCCCAGTGGTAGTGGGTAAAAAACATATGTGCTTCCACAGGCCCCTGTTTTAGCAAACTTTTGCCTAATACTCGCAAGCCTGTGCCGCCATCAAAAATCAGGCGTTTTCCACCCACGTGCATCTCAATACAGGATGTATTGCCGCCGTAGCGTACAGTATCTTTACCGGGGGTAGGAATACTGCCTCGGACGCCCCAGAATTGGATAAAAAAATCAGAGGAAGGAATGGTTTCCATAATTAGTAACTAGGACTAGCGACTGGGACTAGAAAGAGGTAGTAGGAACTAGGAACTAAGGCAATATTGACAATCCAGAATCTTTTCTAGCCTAAGTGCCTAAATATGTGCCACACTGCCCCTGATGGCGCAACAAATGGTCGCACAAAACTAAGGCGACCATTGCTTCTACCATAGGAACTGCTCTAGGCAAAACGCAAGGGTCGTGACGACCCTTAGCTGCCAGTATAGTTTCTTCTCCCTCTTGGGTTACAGTGCGTTGTTCTTTGCGAATGGTAGCAGTAGGTTTAAAAGCCACTCGCATAATAATGTTTTCGCCGTTGGAGATGCCACCCTGAATACCGCCGGAACGGTTGGTTTGGGTGCGAATTTCACCGCGCTCGTCGGTATAAAATTCATCGTTGTGTTCGCTACCAGTAAGCAAGGTACCCGCAAAACCCGAACCAATTTCAAATCCTTTAGTTGCTGGTAAAGACATGACGCCCTTAGCCAGATCTGCTTCCAGCTTATCAAATACTGGAGAACCGAGTCCTTTAGGTACTTGACGGGCAACGCATTCAACGACGCCGCCGATGGAGTCACCGATGTTCCGCACCTGCTCAATTAGTTCTATCATCTGCTCGGCACAGTCTGCGTCAGGACAGCGGACAATGTTGCTTTCTACTTGTTCGAGGGTGACGGTGTTGGGATCTACGATGCCTTCTAAGTCTTTGACGCGCTTGACGTAGGCGACGATATCAACACCTGAAAATTGCTTGAGGATTTTTTTAGCGATCGCTCCTGCTGCGACTCGTCCTATTGTCTCGCGTGCTGACGAGCGCCCCCCACCCTGCCAGTTACGGATGCCATATTTGGCGTCGTAGGTAGCATCGGCGTGAGAAGGACGATATTTCTGCGCCTCATAATCTTGGGAACGTGTGTCCTCGTTCCGCACCAGAATGGCGATAGGCGTTCCCAAGGTTTTGCCCTCAAAGACACCGGAGAGTATTTCACAGGTGTCTGCTTCTTTGCGGGGTGTGGTGATTTTACTTTGTCCCGGACGCCTGCGGTCTAGTTCCTTCTGTATTTCTTCGGCAGAAATTTCTAGTCGCGGCGGACAACCATCGATGACGACGCCGACGCCGCCGCCGTGAGATTCGCCAAATGTGGTGATGCGAAACAGATGACCGAAGGTGTTGCCCATAATATTGCAGAAAGCTTAGAGATTTTGATTTTAACTTTTAAGCGCCATCGATCAGTATGGATGTGAGGCGATCGCGCAATAACCCCGGTTGCGGTTATTTGAACGAACCGCAGAGTGGCAGAGGGTGCAGAGGCAGAGGAAATAGGTGCGATCGCCCTTTTCCAGACTAGCCCTTGAACGCTCTGAGTGGAGTATCCTGAAAAGCAAGTTTTTTCTCAATTTCTCAAAATTTTTTATAGGAATTTAGGACTGAATCGAGGAAGATGCGATCGCATCTTCCTCCCGCCAAACAGAAAATCTGGCCTAAAAAACTTAAACAACAACTGGCAACAATTCGCGATTATGACGCACCAGTTGCTGCCAGTGGATATTCACACAAGCGATCGCCCAATTCAAACGCGCCCAACGGCAAAAGAAAGTCATCCAAAAAGCGTAGATCAATTTAGTTTTCTTGCCAACAGCAGCGAAAATTGGGTAACTTGGTGGCATTATACACACTTGCAAAAAAACTGATTAAATAGTGCGATCGCGCTTCTCTATTCCTCTATCCAAAAATGCTTGCTTAATTAAGCTTTTATCACCCAAATTTTAAAATAACAAGCGGAAATAGTTGTATAAAAGTTCAAAATTTAAGCAATAAAAAAGCGCCCCCGAGGGAGCGCTTTTTTTAGCTAGTAACTAGCAATTAGCCATTGATAACTGGAGCTTGAAGAGCAACTGGAG is part of the Microcoleus sp. FACHB-831 genome and harbors:
- a CDS encoding MBL fold metallo-hydrolase; translation: METIPSSDFFIQFWGVRGSIPTPGKDTVRYGGNTSCIEMHVGGKRLIFDGGTGLRVLGKSLLKQGPVEAHMFFTHYHWDHIQGVPFFTPAFREGNCFHIHGALPADASSMKQHFCERVLHSNSPVPLEGMHADLNFYELICGETFKLDDITIETRPLNHPNGAMGYRVTWQGHSVFYCTDTEHLPDRLDENVLHLAREAEVLIYDAMYTDEEYSNPKSPKYGWGHSTWQEGVKVAQAAGVKRLAVFHHEPNHSDDFLDNVAIQVQEACPGAFLAHEGMIVSVV
- the aroC gene encoding chorismate synthase — translated: MGNTFGHLFRITTFGESHGGGVGVVIDGCPPRLEISAEEIQKELDRRRPGQSKITTPRKEADTCEILSGVFEGKTLGTPIAILVRNEDTRSQDYEAQKYRPSHADATYDAKYGIRNWQGGGRSSARETIGRVAAGAIAKKILKQFSGVDIVAYVKRVKDLEGIVDPNTVTLEQVESNIVRCPDADCAEQMIELIEQVRNIGDSIGGVVECVARQVPKGLGSPVFDKLEADLAKGVMSLPATKGFEIGSGFAGTLLTGSEHNDEFYTDERGEIRTQTNRSGGIQGGISNGENIIMRVAFKPTATIRKEQRTVTQEGEETILAAKGRHDPCVLPRAVPMVEAMVALVLCDHLLRHQGQCGTYLGT